One genomic region from Reichenbachiella ulvae encodes:
- a CDS encoding TRAP transporter large permease: MAHLEIYILVISFVLFLLLGVPVAYSVGLSSLLTILVNIETLPAFTTIAQRMGTGLDSFSLLAIPFFILAGQIMNQGGIAQRLIAFAKALVGSFPGGLAYVNIIGAMLFGAISGSAMAAVSAIGGTLGPRMEKEGYEKSYSAAVNIVSSTTGLVIPPSNILIVYSLASGGVSIAALFLAGYVPGILMGLVLMLVAAVYAKIKNYPRGDQSSFGTILRTFVDALPSLMMLVVVIGGIVAGIFTATEASGIAVLYTFVLSLIYKELSIEKIRQIAVSSVSTTAVVTLLIACSMSMSWIMAYQNIPQAVTDGILSVSDNPIVILILINIILLCVGIFMDMTPAVLIFTPIFLPVVETIGIDPVHFGIIMVMNLCIGLCTPPVGSVLFVGIGVAGIPLEKVIKPLIPLFIAMIVVLMLITFFPSLTMFLPNWLG; this comes from the coding sequence ATGGCGCATTTAGAAATATATATACTCGTTATCAGTTTTGTACTTTTCTTGCTATTGGGTGTACCGGTAGCTTATAGTGTAGGACTTTCATCCTTATTGACCATTTTGGTCAACATCGAAACTCTTCCAGCTTTTACCACTATAGCACAGCGAATGGGTACAGGCCTGGACAGTTTCTCATTGCTTGCCATCCCCTTTTTCATCCTGGCAGGGCAAATCATGAACCAGGGCGGGATCGCCCAAAGGCTCATAGCCTTTGCCAAGGCACTCGTCGGGTCATTTCCTGGAGGTCTGGCTTATGTGAATATCATTGGCGCCATGCTTTTCGGTGCGATCTCTGGATCGGCTATGGCAGCTGTATCGGCCATCGGAGGTACTTTAGGTCCTCGAATGGAAAAGGAAGGCTATGAAAAATCATATAGTGCTGCTGTAAATATCGTTTCGTCTACTACCGGATTGGTCATTCCTCCTTCCAATATCCTGATTGTTTACTCCTTGGCCAGTGGCGGAGTATCCATTGCAGCGCTGTTTTTGGCAGGGTATGTACCAGGCATCCTGATGGGACTGGTATTAATGCTAGTGGCTGCAGTCTATGCGAAAATAAAAAACTACCCACGAGGAGATCAATCTTCATTCGGTACTATCCTTAGAACTTTTGTTGATGCTTTACCGAGTTTGATGATGTTGGTAGTCGTGATCGGTGGTATTGTAGCAGGGATTTTTACTGCTACCGAAGCATCAGGTATTGCAGTGCTTTACACCTTTGTACTTTCCTTGATCTACAAAGAGCTATCCATTGAAAAAATTAGACAAATCGCAGTGAGCTCAGTCAGTACCACAGCGGTGGTGACATTGCTCATCGCTTGCTCGATGAGTATGTCATGGATCATGGCTTACCAAAACATTCCACAAGCAGTAACTGACGGTATCCTCAGTGTCTCTGACAACCCTATTGTCATTTTGATTCTGATCAATATCATTCTGCTTTGTGTTGGGATTTTTATGGACATGACCCCTGCAGTATTGATCTTCACCCCGATATTTTTACCTGTCGTAGAAACCATCGGAATCGACCCTGTACACTTCGGTATCATCATGGTAATGAACCTGTGTATTGGACTGTGCACGCCTCCAGTAGGATCTGTGCTCTTTGTGGGTATAGGTGTAGCAGGCATACCGCTAGAGAAAGTCATCAAACCATTGATCCCGCTTTTCATCGCGATGATCGTAGTTCTAATGTTGATCACTTTCTTCCCAAGCCTGACTATGTTCTTGCCAAACTGGTTAGGGTAA
- a CDS encoding TRAP transporter small permease yields MTLRQRLDSYLETVLSVLLGIMVLNVLWQVASRYLLNDPSAFTDELARYLLIWVGLLGAAYATGKHMHVSIDLLISKMDPKHLELHGKVIRIIILFFAITVLIIGGTRLVYITFILGQTSSAMQLSLGYVYMALPLSGLLVCYYTICDIFKID; encoded by the coding sequence ATGACACTGAGACAAAGACTAGATTCCTACTTAGAAACCGTACTGAGCGTATTGCTCGGCATCATGGTACTGAACGTACTCTGGCAGGTAGCTTCACGCTATTTGCTCAACGACCCGAGTGCTTTTACAGACGAACTTGCTCGATACCTATTGATATGGGTTGGGCTGTTAGGTGCGGCCTATGCTACAGGCAAACACATGCACGTATCCATCGATCTACTGATCAGCAAAATGGACCCCAAGCATTTGGAGCTGCATGGCAAAGTGATTCGTATAATTATTCTATTTTTCGCCATCACGGTATTGATCATTGGAGGTACCCGACTCGTGTATATCACATTCATTTTGGGACAGACCTCATCAGCGATGCAGTTATCGCTCGGCTATGTGTACATGGCATTGCCACTCAGCGGCCTGTTGGTTTGCTACTATACCATTTGTGACATTTTTAAAATTGACTAA
- a CDS encoding TRAP transporter substrate-binding protein produces MKRLNILLALCMTVLIFSCKQEQKEKTLKLAHALNEQHPVHKGMMEMARILEEVSEGQLTMEIYANGQLGQERDLLELLQIGSLDMTKVSVGALENFVPEMKVLTLPYIFRDSAHTWSVLQGPIGKKLLAKGESYWLRGLCFYDAGSRSFYSKAKPILSPEDLSGMKIRVMNSQSAFDMVNALGGSPTPVSFGELYTALQQGVVDGAENNAPSFYTSRHYEVCKFYSIDEHSTIPDVLIASTYLWKKLNEQEREWLQEAADRSVFYQKEVWAESVQESLKKVTAAGVEIFYPEKSPFQAKVNGLYSAFDSKPELKELIDDIQNVGK; encoded by the coding sequence ATGAAAAGACTAAATATACTATTGGCACTGTGTATGACAGTGTTGATATTTTCTTGTAAACAGGAACAGAAAGAGAAGACCCTGAAACTGGCACATGCGCTCAACGAGCAACACCCTGTGCACAAAGGCATGATGGAAATGGCAAGAATCCTGGAGGAAGTATCCGAAGGACAGCTCACCATGGAGATCTATGCCAATGGTCAATTGGGACAAGAGAGAGATTTGTTGGAACTCCTTCAGATCGGCAGTTTGGACATGACCAAAGTATCTGTAGGTGCTTTGGAAAATTTCGTACCTGAGATGAAGGTGCTTACGCTTCCCTACATTTTTCGTGATTCAGCGCATACCTGGAGTGTACTACAGGGACCAATTGGTAAAAAACTACTCGCTAAAGGTGAAAGCTATTGGCTGAGAGGTTTGTGTTTTTATGATGCAGGTAGTCGCAGCTTTTACTCTAAGGCAAAACCTATTTTGTCTCCAGAGGATTTGAGTGGAATGAAAATACGTGTAATGAACAGCCAGTCAGCTTTTGACATGGTAAACGCGCTAGGTGGCTCGCCTACTCCTGTTTCTTTTGGAGAGTTATACACCGCATTGCAACAAGGTGTAGTAGACGGGGCAGAAAATAATGCGCCTAGTTTTTACACCTCAAGACACTATGAAGTCTGCAAGTTCTACTCGATCGACGAGCACTCGACTATTCCTGATGTACTGATCGCCAGCACCTATCTATGGAAAAAACTCAACGAACAAGAAAGAGAATGGCTACAAGAAGCAGCTGATCGTTCGGTGTTTTACCAGAAAGAAGTTTGGGCAGAATCTGTTCAAGAATCTCTGAAAAAAGTGACCGCAGCTGGAGTAGAAATTTTCTATCCAGAAAAAAGTCCTTTCCAGGCCAAAGTGAATGGGCTTTATTCGGCGTTTGACTCCAAACCAGAATTGAAAGAATTGATTGATGACATTCAAAATGTAGGTAAATAA